Genomic window (Streptomyces yatensis):
GACGAGGAGCGGCCGGAGCAGCGCACCGCCGCGCAGGAGCGGCTGATCCGCAGCTATGCCGAGCTCGCCGACTCGGTGATCCGGCTGGTCGACGGCAAGACCTCCACCCGCGCCGATATGTTCGGCAAGGGCGCGGCGGGCGGCCACGGCTTCACCTCGCTGGACGCGGCGCTGCGCTGGCTGGACGACGAATCGAGCTTCATCACCGCGGCCCTGCGCCATGCGGAGGGCGTGGACCAGTCCGCGGTGCTGCACCTGCTGGGCGCCCTGTGCGACTACTGCCTGCTGCGCGGCGATCTCTACCGGCTGGGCGAGATCAGCGAGCTCACCCAGGCGGTGGACCAGGGGCTGCTGATGCGGTCCGTGCAGTGGCGCACCGGTATCGCGGCCCGTCAGCTCGGCGAGCTGGACCAGGCGCGCACCACGCTGTCCTCGGTGGTGGACCTGTATTTCGAGGCGCAGCACCAGGCGGGCGCGGCCCGTGCCCTGTGCAGCCTCGGCATCACCCTGCATCACCAGGGCAATCTCGGGGAGGCCGCGGCCAAGCTGCGCGAGGCGCTGGAGCTCCAGCAGGCCGAGGAGCTGCGCGGTGACCGGGGCTGGACGATGCACGCCCTGGCGGCGGTGGAGCGCGACCGCGGCGGGCTGGCCGAGGCGCTGGAGCTGCTGGACGCGGCCCTGGAGCTGCACCAGGAGAACGAGAGCCTGCACGGCCAGGCGTGGGCCCATTTCCAGCTCGGCCAGGCATGTCTGCGGATGGGCGATGTGCCGCGCGCCGAGGCCGAGCTGCGGGGCGCGCTGGACGCCTACAGCCGCACCCATGACCAGCGCGGTGAGGCATGGGCGCTCACCCAGCTCGCCCGGGCCCGGCTGGTGGCCGGAGAGGCGTCGGCGGCCGTCGACCAGCTGCGCCAGGCCCTCTCCCGCCACCGGGAGAACGAGGACGCGCGCGGTGAGGCCTGGACGCTGTACTACCTGGGCCAGGCCCTGGAGGAGCGCGGCGACCACGATTCGGCGCTGCGCGAGCTGGAGCGGGCCCGTCTGATGTTCAACCGGATGCGGGATGTGTACGGGCTGGCGTGCTCCCGGCATCACTCGGCGCGGGTCACCCGTGATCTGCGGGCGGCGCAGACCGGCTCGCTGCGCAACAGCGGCTTCGCCCGGCAGCTGCTCCAGGACGCGCGGCATGACTTCCGGCGGGTGGGCGTGGCCCATGGCGAGGCATGGTCCTGCGTCGAGCTGGCGGTGATCGACGCGGGAAACGGCAAGGCGGCGCAGGCGCTGGAGCTGGTGGACGAGGCGGCCGCGCTGTTCGCGGGGTATGGGGACCGGCGCGGCCGCTCCTGGGCCCGGTTCCTGCGCTGCACCCTGCTGCCGTTCGCCTCCGCGGGCGGCTCGGTCATCGGCACGGCGGTGGCCCAGGAGGAGCTGGCGGAGCTGGCCCGGGAGATGCGCGAGGAGGGCACGGCGGGCGATTCCCGGCTGGAGGGGTGCGCGGAGGCGTTCGCGCTGGTGCTGGAGCGCGGCGTCGAGCCGGAAACGGGGTGGCAGGCATGGCAGCTCGGCATGGTGCCGAGCCGCCACTCGCGCGAGGTCATGGCCGTGCTGCCGGAGCCTCGCGGCTAGGCCGGACCGGGCCTGGTCACCAAGAGCGCGGAGAGGGGCCGGGGCACGCGAGATCCCGTCGACCGGGGCACGCGGGATCCCGTCGACCGGGGCACGCGAGATCCCGTCGGCCGGGCCGTGAGGCCCCGCTCACGCGCGGCACGCGGTCGGGCCCGGCCAGTGGTTCAGGCCGTGCGCTCCTCGCCCTTGGTGGCTTCGGCGGAGGCCGTCGCCGGAGCCTTGCCGGGCTCCGGCCCCTCCTCGAAGTCCACCCGCTTCATGTGCTTGTTCATGGACTTCATCAGGAACCACACCGCCGCGCCGATCACGGCGAAGACGATGAAACCGAGGACGCCCGGGGTCACCTTGTTCTCGTCCAGGTCCTTGGCGAGCGGGACGAGATGCGTCATGGCGAGGGTGCTGGTGGCGCTCATCATGGCCTCAATTGTTGCGGATGCCCGCGAAGAGGTCGTCCTCGGGGAGGGAGGTGTCCACAAGAGACTTCGCGAGCTCGTACTCCTCGGTGGGCCAGACCTCCCGCTGGACGTCCATGGGCACCCGGAACCAGCCGCCATCGGGATCGATCTGCGTACGGTGCGCGATCAGCGCCTTGTCGCGGATCTCGAAGAAGTCGGCGCAGGGCACATAGGTGGTCAGGGTGCGCTCGGGCCGGTTGAAGGTCTTCCAGCGCTCCAGCCACTCCTCGTACGGCGAGTCCAGCCCGCGGGCCAGCAGCGCCTCGTGCAGGGCGACGGTGCGCGCCCGGTTGAAGCCCTGGTTGTAGTAGAGCTTCTGCGGCTGCCAGGGCTCCCCCGCCTCCGGGTACTTCTCGGGGTCACCCGCCGCCTCGAAGGCCACCATCGTGATCTTGTGGGTCATGATGTGGTCGGGGTGGGGATAGCCGCCGTTCTCGTCATAGGTGGTGATCACGTGCGGCTTGAACGAGCGGATCAACCTCACCAGGGGCTCCGCCGCGGCCTCGACGTCCTGCAGCGCGAAGCAGCCCTCGGGCAGCGGCGGCAGCGGATCGCCCTCGGGCAGTCCGGAGTCCACGAAGCCCAGCCACTCCTGCTTGACGCCGAGGATCTCGCGCGCCTCGTCCATCTCCTTGGCGCGGACCTCGTGGATGTTCGCCTCGATGTAGGGGTCGCCCTGGAGCTTGGGATTGAGGATGGAGCCGCGCTCTCCGCCTGTGCAGGTCGCGACCAGCACGTCCACCCCCTCAGACACGTACTTGGCCATGGTGGCCGCGCCCTTGCTCGACTCGTCATCGGGGTGCGCATGCACGGCCATCAAACGCAGCTGCTCAGTCAAGTTCGATCCTCAGTGATTCGTCGTGGGAGACGGCTTCTATAGTGACCTAAACCAGGGACAAATAATTCCGATGTCTCTCCCAGCAGGAGGAACGCCCATGGCCGCCGTGCGCGAGGGTCTTCCCGACGGGCGTTACGGCCGGTCCGCTGACGCACGTGCCGACCGCACGTTGAAGATCGTCGGCGCGGTGCTCGGTGCCGGGCTGCTGGCCCTGATCGCGTGGTTCGGCTACGACTACATCGCCGGTCAGGACGTCAGCGGGCGGTTGACCGGTTTCAAGGTGGTCGCCGACGACGCCGTCGACGTCCGGCTGGAGATCACCAAGGACAAGGACGCCACCGGTGTCTGCACCGTGCGTACCCTGGATGAGTACCACGACGAGGTGGGCCGGAAGGACTTCACCTTCGACCAGCGCGAGGACGACCTGGTCAAGGTGGTGACCGTGCGCACCACGGCCCGGGCGACCACCGCCGAGCTGATCGGCTGCGAGCCGGGACGATAACCGAACCGGACGTGTCGGCGGCTGCCCCGATCTGACCAGCACTGACGGCTTTCCTGCGCATTGCGCCCAGTTCCCTCCTCCCCGTTTCTTGCCGGAATTGTTAGGCTCGTGGTTTCGCCCCGCTTTGAAGGCGCACCCTTCTGAGTAGGGCGTTCATTTGTATTCCCAGCACCGACGAGGAGCACCTGTGACCCAGACCAGCGAGAACGTCACCTGGCTGACCCAGGAGGCGTACGACCAGCTCAAGGCAGAGCTGGAGTACCTGTCGGGTCCCGCACGTGTCGAGATCGCGAAGAAGATCGAGGCTGCCCGGGAGGAAGGTGACCTCCGGGAGAACGGGGGCTACCACGCAGCCAAGGAGGAGCAGGGCAAGCAGGAGCTCCGAGTGCGTCAGCTCACGCAGCTCCTCCAGCAGGCGAAGGTCGGCGAGGCCCCCGCGGACACCGGCGTGGTCGCCCCCGGCATGGTGGTCACCATCGCGTTCGACGGCGATCCGGACGACACCCTGACCTTCCTGCTCGCCTCCCGTGAGTACGCGAGCGCGGACATCGAGACCTACTCGCCGCAGTCCCCGCTGGGCTCGGGTGTGAACGGCAAGAAGGTCGGCCAGGACGCGGAATACGAGCTGCCCAATGGCCGCACCGCCTCAGTGCGGATCCTGGAGGCCAAGCCGTACCAGGGCTGAGCGCCCGGTGTGGAGCCCCGGCCGGACGGCCGGGGCTCCTCCACGATCGCCACACCCCCGGCGGAGCTCCGCAACGATCTCCGGCGCCCTCCAGCGGGCCCCGGCCGGGCCGCTCAGGCGGTCGCCGAGCGGTATTTGCGCACCGCCAGCGTCCGGAAGAGCACGATGATCAGCAGCGACCAGAGGACCGACGCCAGCGCCGGATGCTGCATCGGCCAGGCATCCGAGACCACGCCCTCCGGATTGCCGAACAGCTGCCGGGACGCCTGCACCGTCGCGCTGAAGGGGTTCCAGTCGGCGATATGGCCCAGCACGGCGGGCATCTTGCTGGACGGCACGAAGGCGTTCGAGATGAACGTCAGCGGGAAGAGCCAGATCAGCCCGCCCGAGGTGGCCGCCTCCGGCGTCCGTACCGACAGGCCGATCAGCGCGCCGATCCACGAGAAGGCGTAGCCGAGCAGAAGCAGCAGGGCGAACGCGCCCAGCGCCTTCAGCACGCCGTCATGGATCCGCCAGCCCACGATGACCGCGACGATCGCCAGCACCACCAGCGTCAGCGCCGTCTGCACGAGATCGGCGAGCGTACGGCCGGTGAGCACCGCGCCACGCGCCATCGGCAGTGAGCGGAAGCGGTCGATCAGCCCCTTGTGCATATCGTCGGCGATCCCCGCCCCCGCGCCCGCCGTGGCGAACGTCACGGTCTGCGCGAAGATCCCCGCCATCAGGAACTCGCGATACACCGTGGCATCCGCGCTGGCCTGCCCCGGAACCATGATCGCGCCACCGAAGACATAGCTGAACAGCACCACGAACATGATCGGCTGCACCAGGCCGAAGATCACCATCTCCGGGATGCGCATCATCCGCAGCAGATTGCGCTTGGCGACCACCAGCGAGTCCCGGACGGAACGCAGCGGTCCGCCGCGCGGCCGGGGGGCCGCCGCGACGGTGGCACCGGTCTCCTCGACGACGGCCATCACTCGACTCCCTTGCTCTCGGCCTCGCCGCCGCCCTGGAGCCCGTCCTCGGTCCCATGGCCGGTGAGGGAGATGAACACGTCGTCCAGGGTCGGGCGGCGCAGCCCGATGTCGTCGATCTCCACACCGCGGGTGTCCAGCTCCCGGATGACCTCGGCGAGCAGCTTGGCGCCGCCCACGACCGGGACGGTGACCTGACGGGTGTGCTGCTGCACGGTCGTCTCGCCCTTGCCCAGGACCCGCAGGACCTCCTCGGCGACCGCGATGTGCTCGCGCTCATGCACCACGACCTCCACCCGCTCCCCGCCCGTATGGGCCTTGAGCTGGTCGGAGGTGCCGCGGGCGATGACCCGGCCGCGGTCGATCACGCAGATGTCATGCGCCAGATGGTCCGCCTCCTCCAGATACTGCGTGGTCAGCAGCAGCGTCGTGCCACCGGCCACCAGCTCCTGGATGACCTCCCACAGCGCCTGCCGGTTGCGCGGGTCCAGACCGGTGGTCGGCTCGTCCATGAACATCACGGGCGGGCTGACCACCAGGGCCGCGGCGAGGTCCAGCCTCCGGCGCATCCCGCCGGAGTACGTCTTGGCGGTACGGTCGGCCGCCTCGGCGAGGCTGAACCGCTCCAGCAGCTCACTCGCGCGGGACTTGGCCGCCCGCGCTCCCATCTGGTAGAGCTGGCCGACCATCTGGAGGTTCTCGCGGCCGGTCAAATACTCGTCCACGGCGGCGAATTGGCCGGACAGCCCGATGGAGCGGCGGACCTCGTCGGGGTTCTTCAGCACGTCCACCCCCGCGACCACCGCCGTTCCGCTGTCCGGGCGCAGCAGCGTGGTGAGCACGCGCACCGCGGTGGTCTTGCCGGCGCCATTGGGGCCGAGCAGTCCGAGCACGGTTCCTTCCGGTACGTCGAGATCGACGCCGTCCAGAGCCCTTACGTCGCCGAAGGTCTTCACCAGACCCTCGGCGTGAATAGCGCCTGGCATGTTGGCACTCCCGGGGTTGGGGCCGTTCCACACTCAATCAAGGCATAAGTCCGCCCATATGGGCAGCGCTCGGCAGCAACTGGACGGCAATGGTACCGGGAACGCGATACATCGCGACATACGCGAGGCAAAGAACGTAGGACAGGACAGCGCGGCCGACGGCATGGCTGTCCGTAGGCGGCGGTCGACAAGGCTTTCCGGGGGCGTGCGGGGTCTCAAGATGCGTGTCCGCATCTCACGGTAGGTGCCAGTCGATGGCAGCACGGCCCGGTGGTGGTGGACGTCAAGCCGTGTCGGCGCCTGTCCGCGCCGGCGGTGGCTTTCGCCTTCGCGCACCTCGTGCCGGGTGCGGGCACCGTGCCTGTCACCCCATGGTGTCCGGTTCTCCCTCGTGGGCCGCGGCGGCGAGGCCGGCGAGGTGCCGACGGATTCGTACGGCGTCCTGAAGGGGCGGAAGGCCGTACGCCTGACGGTATTCGCGGTTGAACTGGGAGGTGCTGACGTAGCCGACGGCGGTCGCCGCCTCGGTTGCTGTCTTTCCCTCGGCGAGGATGCGACGGCGCGCGTCCTGCAGGCGTACGCCCTTTTGGAATCGGCGCGGACTTGTGCCCATGACGGCCCGGAACTGGCGATGCAGGGTGGTGGCGCTCATCCGGGCCTCACGCGCGATGTCCTCGACGCGCAGCGGTTCGGCCGCGTGTTCGGTGATCCACCGGGCCACCTGGCGCATCCGGCCGGTGGCCGAGTCCTCCAGCACGCACGCACGCAGCTGCGCGCCCAGGGGGCTCTCCAGAAGCCTGTACAGAAGCTCGGCCTCCCGGTGTTCCGCCAGCGCGGGAATGTCCTCGGGTGTGTCGAGCAGGCCGGCCCAGCGTGCCAGTGCGTCGAGTACGGCGGGGTCGGCCCGCACGCTTCCCAGGGCCTCGGGCTCGTAAGGGCCTCGCGCGGGCCTCGCATCGGCCGCCACGTCCGCGAGCAGGCGCGCGTCCAGGTGGAGCACCGCTGAGCGATACGGAACCTCTTCGAACACGGCGACGACCGGCATCGTCACCGGATTCAGGTACATCTCGCCCGCTCGTGCCACCCGGCTGCGGGCGCCGACCACGGTGCGTTTGGCGCCGCGGGCCACCAGACAGACCATCGGCGTGTAGGTGAGATCGGTGGGCGGGACCGGCGTGTCCAGCGCGACGACGCGCAGCCGGGGCACCGCGCTGGGGGTTCGCGGCTGGGTGCGGTGGCGGCTGATCAGCTCGGCGAGATCGGCTGACAATGCACCCTCCGGTGGGAGTTTCAGGCAAGAATACGCCAGCGCGTGCCCATGCTTTCCTGAGGCGTGATGCCTAGCGTTGACGGCATGAACAGCGAGAAAACAGCACTTCCTCAGCGGCACCTCGGATCCCAGGGCCTGCAGGTCGGAGCCGTCGGGCTGGGCACGATGGGAATGACCGTGGCGTACGGGGACTCGGACAGCGCCCGGTCCGAGGCCACCATCCGCCGCGCGTACGAGCTGGGCGTGACCCTCTTCGACACGGCAGAGATGTACGGACTGGGCGAGGGCAGCAGCGAGAAGCTGCTGGGCCGGGCGGTGGAACCGTTCCGGGACGAGGTCGTACTGGCGACGAAGTTCGGCTTCGACATGAGCGATCCGTCAGACATCGGCACCCGTCTGGACAGCCGGCCGCGGCGTATCCGGGAGGTCGCCGAGAACAGCCTGCGCTACCTGCGCACCGATCACATCGACCTCCTGTACCAGCACCGCGTCGACCCCGACGTGCCCATCGAGGACGTCGCGGGAACCGTCGGTGAGCTGATCGCCGAAGGCAAGGTGCGCTGGTTCGGCCTGAGCGAGGCGGGGCCGGACATCATCCGCCGCGCGCACGCGGTCACGCCCGTCTCGGTGCTCCAGACGGAGTACTCCGTCTTCGAGCGTTCCGTCGAGGCGCAGATCCTCCCGGTGATCCGCGAACTCGGCATCGGATTCGTGCCGTACTCGCCCCTGGGCCGCGGGTTCCTCACCGGCGACGTAAAGCCGGCCACGGCGTACCCGGCCAACGACATGCGCAGCCGGGATGACCGCTGGCAGCCCGGCAACTACGAGCGCAACCTGGCCGCCATCCAATCCCTCACGGCACTGGCGCAGAAACGGGGCGTCACGGTCACCCAACTCGCCCTGGCGTGGCTGCTGGCTCAGGGAGACGACATCGTGCCCATCCCGGGCACGCGTGATCCGGACCGGCTGGCCCAGAACGTCGCCGCTGCCCGGATCGACCTCACCGCGGACGAGCTCGCCCGCATCCAACAGATTGTGCCGCACGGCGCCGCCGGCTCGCGCTACCCGCAGGAGCGCATGCCCAGCTGGTCCGCTCGGTGACGTAAAGGGCGTTCGGTCAGACGACGCGCGAGACCTCGGCCCAGTTCGGGCGGGCGATCTCGGCGGCGTCGTCGATGGCGCCGACAACGGCGGCCGGCAGCGGGCCCTCGGCCACCACGGCGAGGTTCTGGGTCAAGTGCGCCGGTGAGGAAGCCCCGAGGATGATCCCGTCTCCCGCCTCGCCGCGCAGTTGCGAATGGTGCACCAGCCAGCGCAGTGCCGCGGAGATCGGCGACACTCCGGCCTGCCCGCAGGCTTCACGCATCGCGTCGAGTGCGGCCAGGTAAGCCGGGTTCAGGTAGCGCGAACGGTAGAACTGCCCCTGGGGCAGGTTCGGGTCCCACCGGGAGCCCGGTGCGGCTTCCCTGGCGGCGAAGGTCGGGGCGAAGGCGCCGCCCGCGAGCGGGTTGTAGGCGTGGAACCGCATGCCGAGCTCGGCCAGGTCCGGGAACAGCTCGTCCTCGGCGCGGCGCGAAACCGCGTTGTACAACCCCTGATAGACCGTCGGCTGGACCCATCCGTTCGTCGAGCAGACGTCGAGGACCGTCCGCACATCCGCCGCACTGACATTGCTGAGGCCGAACTCGCGGAAGAGCCCCTCACGGTGAAGCTCGTCCACGGCTCGCAGGGTGTCCTCCAGCGGTATGCGCGAGTCACGGTAGGCGAGGTACAGAAGGGCGACGGAGTCGGTCCCCAGCCGTTCCAGCGTCGTGCGGGCACTCCGCTTCAGGACATCCGGATCATGCCCGTGCGGGGTCACTACCGGCTCGAACCTCGTCGCCACCGAGAAGTCCTTCGGAACGCCCAGATCGCCCAGCATCTGTTCGCACGATCCGTTCCCGTAGCCGTGGGCCGTATCGACGTTGCGGTAACCCGCGGCGGCGAAGGCATCGAACATCGCCCTGGCTGTCTCGGGGTCGTGGACACGACTTCCGTACCCCTCGTAACCCAGCGTCATCGTGCCGAAAATGATGTTGGAGACGCTGCCCATTTCAGAGATCCTCCCTGTTCAGTCCGCTCCGGCGGCCGGTCGTCTGCCGACCTGTTTCCACCGTCACACCGCGTGGCAGGCGGTGCCAGGGCGAGTGCTGGCTATGCAGACCAGTACCAGGCACGTGACTGCGGTCCGGCGCAATACTGGGATCATGGAGCAGCACGTCAATCCCTCCAGCGGCCCTGCCGGCAGCAACGAACTGGGCGACTTCCTGCGCGCCCGCCGCGCCGCCCTCGGTCCGCACCAGGTGGGCCTGCCGGACGACGGCCGTCTGCGCCGGGTGCCAGGGCTGCGCAGGGACGAGCTGGCCCAGCTCGCGCACGTGAGCACCGAATACATCGTGCGTCTGGAGCAGGGCCGCACCCGCCGGGTGTCCCGCCCGGTCCTCGACGCGCTCGCGGACGCGCTGGACCTCGCCACCGACGAGCGCGCCTACCTGTTCGCCCTCGCCGACGCCACACCACCCGCCCCCGCACGGCGACAGCCGGCGCAGCAGCGGGTGGACCCCCAGCTGCAGCAGCTGATCCACGGCATGCCCGACATCCCCGCGATGATCCTCAACCGCCGCCTGGACGTGCTGGCCTGGAACACGGCCGCAGCCGCCCTGCTGGCCGACTTCGCCGCGATAC
Coding sequences:
- a CDS encoding helix-turn-helix transcriptional regulator — its product is MEQHVNPSSGPAGSNELGDFLRARRAALGPHQVGLPDDGRLRRVPGLRRDELAQLAHVSTEYIVRLEQGRTRRVSRPVLDALADALDLATDERAYLFALADATPPAPARRQPAQQRVDPQLQQLIHGMPDIPAMILNRRLDVLAWNTAAAALLADFAAIPPGERNLIRMTFLDTAYRSLFADRTGVARRCVAVLRREAGLHPDDPALTALVGELSMRDPDFRTWWASHQVRGPHRLTKTYHHPVAGTLTLDVQQLSVDTQPDQFLATYTARPDTPSNEALRFLLQWSARISDEKGRAPDRDDDHARGPRGNPSHGPIG
- a CDS encoding aldo/keto reductase produces the protein MNSEKTALPQRHLGSQGLQVGAVGLGTMGMTVAYGDSDSARSEATIRRAYELGVTLFDTAEMYGLGEGSSEKLLGRAVEPFRDEVVLATKFGFDMSDPSDIGTRLDSRPRRIREVAENSLRYLRTDHIDLLYQHRVDPDVPIEDVAGTVGELIAEGKVRWFGLSEAGPDIIRRAHAVTPVSVLQTEYSVFERSVEAQILPVIRELGIGFVPYSPLGRGFLTGDVKPATAYPANDMRSRDDRWQPGNYERNLAAIQSLTALAQKRGVTVTQLALAWLLAQGDDIVPIPGTRDPDRLAQNVAAARIDLTADELARIQQIVPHGAAGSRYPQERMPSWSAR
- the mca gene encoding mycothiol conjugate amidase Mca gives rise to the protein MTEQLRLMAVHAHPDDESSKGAATMAKYVSEGVDVLVATCTGGERGSILNPKLQGDPYIEANIHEVRAKEMDEAREILGVKQEWLGFVDSGLPEGDPLPPLPEGCFALQDVEAAAEPLVRLIRSFKPHVITTYDENGGYPHPDHIMTHKITMVAFEAAGDPEKYPEAGEPWQPQKLYYNQGFNRARTVALHEALLARGLDSPYEEWLERWKTFNRPERTLTTYVPCADFFEIRDKALIAHRTQIDPDGGWFRVPMDVQREVWPTEEYELAKSLVDTSLPEDDLFAGIRNN
- a CDS encoding AraC family transcriptional regulator, coding for MSADLAELISRHRTQPRTPSAVPRLRVVALDTPVPPTDLTYTPMVCLVARGAKRTVVGARSRVARAGEMYLNPVTMPVVAVFEEVPYRSAVLHLDARLLADVAADARPARGPYEPEALGSVRADPAVLDALARWAGLLDTPEDIPALAEHREAELLYRLLESPLGAQLRACVLEDSATGRMRQVARWITEHAAEPLRVEDIAREARMSATTLHRQFRAVMGTSPRRFQKGVRLQDARRRILAEGKTATEAATAVGYVSTSQFNREYRQAYGLPPLQDAVRIRRHLAGLAAAAHEGEPDTMG
- the greA gene encoding transcription elongation factor GreA, which translates into the protein MTQTSENVTWLTQEAYDQLKAELEYLSGPARVEIAKKIEAAREEGDLRENGGYHAAKEEQGKQELRVRQLTQLLQQAKVGEAPADTGVVAPGMVVTIAFDGDPDDTLTFLLASREYASADIETYSPQSPLGSGVNGKKVGQDAEYELPNGRTASVRILEAKPYQG
- a CDS encoding DUF4307 domain-containing protein — protein: MAAVREGLPDGRYGRSADARADRTLKIVGAVLGAGLLALIAWFGYDYIAGQDVSGRLTGFKVVADDAVDVRLEITKDKDATGVCTVRTLDEYHDEVGRKDFTFDQREDDLVKVVTVRTTARATTAELIGCEPGR
- a CDS encoding aldo/keto reductase family protein; the encoded protein is MGSVSNIIFGTMTLGYEGYGSRVHDPETARAMFDAFAAAGYRNVDTAHGYGNGSCEQMLGDLGVPKDFSVATRFEPVVTPHGHDPDVLKRSARTTLERLGTDSVALLYLAYRDSRIPLEDTLRAVDELHREGLFREFGLSNVSAADVRTVLDVCSTNGWVQPTVYQGLYNAVSRRAEDELFPDLAELGMRFHAYNPLAGGAFAPTFAAREAAPGSRWDPNLPQGQFYRSRYLNPAYLAALDAMREACGQAGVSPISAALRWLVHHSQLRGEAGDGIILGASSPAHLTQNLAVVAEGPLPAAVVGAIDDAAEIARPNWAEVSRVV
- a CDS encoding ABC transporter permease, whose translation is MAVVEETGATVAAAPRPRGGPLRSVRDSLVVAKRNLLRMMRIPEMVIFGLVQPIMFVVLFSYVFGGAIMVPGQASADATVYREFLMAGIFAQTVTFATAGAGAGIADDMHKGLIDRFRSLPMARGAVLTGRTLADLVQTALTLVVLAIVAVIVGWRIHDGVLKALGAFALLLLLGYAFSWIGALIGLSVRTPEAATSGGLIWLFPLTFISNAFVPSSKMPAVLGHIADWNPFSATVQASRQLFGNPEGVVSDAWPMQHPALASVLWSLLIIVLFRTLAVRKYRSATA
- a CDS encoding ATP-binding cassette domain-containing protein, translating into MPGAIHAEGLVKTFGDVRALDGVDLDVPEGTVLGLLGPNGAGKTTAVRVLTTLLRPDSGTAVVAGVDVLKNPDEVRRSIGLSGQFAAVDEYLTGRENLQMVGQLYQMGARAAKSRASELLERFSLAEAADRTAKTYSGGMRRRLDLAAALVVSPPVMFMDEPTTGLDPRNRQALWEVIQELVAGGTTLLLTTQYLEEADHLAHDICVIDRGRVIARGTSDQLKAHTGGERVEVVVHEREHIAVAEEVLRVLGKGETTVQQHTRQVTVPVVGGAKLLAEVIRELDTRGVEIDDIGLRRPTLDDVFISLTGHGTEDGLQGGGEAESKGVE